Proteins found in one Promicromonospora sukumoe genomic segment:
- the ychF gene encoding redox-regulated ATPase YchF, with the protein MALTIGIVGLPNVGKSTLFNALTRNQVLAANYPFATIEPNVGVVSLPDERLNKLAEIFESQRTLPATVSFVDIAGIVKGASEGEGLGNKFLANIREADAICQVTRAFDDPDVVRVDGSLDAPGDIETISTELILADLQTLEKALPRMEKEVKIKRGDPVLYAAAKKAQEILDSGVTLYQGAKDAGLDLAEIASLQLMTAKPFIYVFNTDDAGLADTASQEALRKVVAPAQAIFLDAKFESELVELEPDEAAEMLAETGQEESGLDQLARVGFDTLGLQTYLTAGPKESRAWTIHRGWTAPQAAGVIHTDFERGFIKAEVISFDDLVETGSVAAAKAAGKARIEGKDYVMQDGDVVEFRFNV; encoded by the coding sequence GTGGCTCTCACTATCGGCATCGTCGGCCTGCCCAACGTCGGCAAGTCCACCCTCTTCAACGCTCTGACCCGCAACCAGGTGCTCGCGGCGAACTACCCGTTCGCAACGATCGAGCCCAACGTCGGTGTGGTCTCGCTGCCCGACGAGCGGCTGAACAAGCTGGCCGAGATCTTCGAGAGCCAGCGCACACTGCCGGCCACGGTCTCGTTCGTGGACATCGCGGGCATCGTCAAGGGCGCCTCCGAGGGTGAGGGCCTGGGCAACAAGTTCCTCGCCAACATCCGCGAGGCCGACGCGATCTGCCAGGTCACGCGCGCCTTCGACGACCCCGACGTGGTGCGGGTCGACGGCTCGCTCGACGCCCCCGGCGACATCGAGACCATCTCCACCGAGCTGATCCTGGCCGACCTCCAGACCCTCGAGAAGGCACTGCCGAGGATGGAGAAGGAGGTCAAGATCAAGCGCGGCGACCCCGTCCTGTACGCGGCCGCCAAGAAGGCCCAGGAGATCCTCGACAGCGGCGTGACGCTGTACCAGGGCGCCAAGGACGCCGGCCTGGACCTCGCCGAGATCGCCAGCCTGCAGCTCATGACGGCCAAGCCGTTCATCTACGTCTTCAACACCGACGACGCCGGTCTGGCCGACACCGCCTCGCAGGAGGCGCTGCGCAAGGTCGTCGCGCCCGCGCAGGCCATCTTCCTGGATGCCAAGTTCGAGTCCGAGCTCGTCGAGTTGGAGCCCGACGAGGCCGCCGAGATGCTCGCGGAGACCGGCCAGGAGGAGTCCGGCCTGGACCAGCTCGCCCGCGTCGGTTTCGACACGCTCGGCCTCCAGACCTACCTCACCGCGGGCCCCAAGGAATCGCGCGCGTGGACCATCCACCGCGGCTGGACGGCGCCGCAGGCCGCCGGCGTGATCCACACCGACTTCGAGCGTGGCTTCATCAAGGCCGAGGTCATCTCCTTCGACGACCTGGTCGAGACCGGGTCCGTGGCGGCGGCGAAGGCGGCGGGCAAGGCCCGCATCGAGGGCAAGGACTACGTCATGCAGGACGGGGACGTGGTGGAGTTCAGGTTCAACGTCTGA
- a CDS encoding DinB family protein → MNQITGRVDGIEGADLRGAVVRDADLSGASFREVVLNGVRMRGVELAGADIDGYIYGLRVNGVEVEPLVEAELNRRHPERTLLQDRSLAGLRAALDAYERMWETTVERVASMPPGTVDVSVDDEWSFAQTLRHLVFCTDGWLRWGAQGRRDDVFWPAGMPHSGFAAGSPGLGIDPDAAPSYDEVLEVRRGRLREVREYLAAVSPDEAGSPAEPPPWMDQSEAFVAAQCVWVVLSEEWNHHQFATRDLDLIDADAAAST, encoded by the coding sequence ATGAACCAGATCACAGGACGTGTCGACGGCATCGAGGGCGCCGACCTCCGCGGGGCCGTCGTGCGCGACGCCGACCTGAGTGGCGCTTCTTTTCGCGAGGTCGTGCTGAACGGCGTGCGGATGCGCGGCGTCGAGCTGGCCGGCGCCGACATCGACGGCTACATCTACGGCCTGCGCGTCAACGGCGTCGAGGTGGAGCCCCTGGTCGAGGCCGAGCTGAACCGGCGCCACCCGGAGCGCACGCTGCTGCAGGACCGCTCTCTCGCCGGCCTCCGCGCGGCCCTGGACGCCTACGAGCGGATGTGGGAGACCACGGTCGAACGGGTCGCGTCGATGCCGCCGGGCACCGTGGACGTCTCGGTCGACGACGAGTGGTCGTTCGCCCAGACCCTGCGCCACCTGGTGTTCTGCACCGACGGCTGGCTGCGGTGGGGCGCGCAGGGCAGGCGCGACGACGTGTTCTGGCCGGCCGGCATGCCGCACTCCGGCTTCGCCGCCGGCTCCCCGGGCCTCGGGATCGACCCGGACGCCGCGCCGTCGTACGACGAGGTGCTGGAGGTGCGTCGCGGCCGGCTGCGCGAGGTGCGGGAGTATCTGGCCGCAGTCTCGCCCGACGAGGCGGGCAGCCCGGCCGAGCCGCCGCCCTGGATGGACCAGTCCGAGGCGTTCGTGGCGGCCCAGTGCGTGTGGGTCGTGCTCTCCGAGGAGTGGAACCACCACCAGTTCGCGACGAGGGACCTGGACCTGATCGACGCGGACGCCGCCGCGTCCACGTAA